From a single Streptomyces liliifuscus genomic region:
- a CDS encoding pyridoxamine 5'-phosphate oxidase family protein, whose protein sequence is MEARAELDTRYSDETATARPWSEAEALLAEAELFWISTVRPDGRPHVTPLPTVWSEGALHFCTGPEERKARNLALNPRVVLTTGTNTWNKGYDLVVEGEAVRVSDDDRLRALAEAWEGKYGSFWHFEVGDGHFHHGAGKALVFSVAPGTVFGFGKGEPFSQTRWRFDARA, encoded by the coding sequence ATGGAAGCACGGGCCGAGCTGGACACGCGCTACAGCGACGAGACCGCCACCGCACGCCCCTGGTCGGAGGCCGAGGCGCTGCTGGCCGAGGCCGAGCTGTTCTGGATCTCGACCGTACGCCCCGACGGGCGGCCCCACGTCACGCCGCTGCCCACGGTGTGGTCGGAGGGCGCGCTGCACTTCTGCACCGGGCCGGAGGAGCGCAAGGCGCGCAACCTCGCGCTGAACCCTCGCGTCGTACTGACCACAGGCACCAACACCTGGAACAAGGGTTACGACCTCGTGGTGGAGGGCGAGGCGGTCCGGGTGTCCGACGACGACAGGCTGCGCGCGCTGGCCGAGGCGTGGGAGGGCAAGTACGGCAGTTTCTGGCACTTCGAGGTCGGCGACGGGCACTTCCACCACGGCGCCGGGAAGGCCCTCGTCTTCTCGGTGGCGCCCGGGACCGTTTTCGGCTTCGGTAAGGGAGAGCCGTTCAGCCAGACCCGCTGGCGGTTCGACGCACGCGCGTGA
- a CDS encoding DMT family transporter — MPLTSTLRMAALALLWGSGFLWVKLALNHGLSPAQITITRCALGTAVLLLLARSAGQRLPRDRTTWTHLAVAALFCNAIPFALFSIGEQTVDSGIAGVLNATTPLWSLLLGILLGTDRGLGRVRLTGLFLGFAGTLLIFAPWQRSAGLLTWGALSLLAAAASYAVAFAYMARKLTDRGAPIAMSAAQLLAATAWTTLSVPAAGPLHTDATGLLAITALGILGTGVTFYLNYRLIADEGPTSAATVGYLLPVVSVALGALVLSESTGPRIWAGMAIVLTGVAMTRTRKTSEGDVAECPPAADGASAPGSPSKAPQSRQTEDGHPAASPS, encoded by the coding sequence ATGCCGCTCACATCGACCCTCCGCATGGCCGCCCTGGCCCTCCTCTGGGGCTCCGGCTTCCTGTGGGTCAAACTGGCCCTGAACCACGGCCTGTCCCCCGCCCAGATCACGATCACCCGCTGCGCCCTGGGCACGGCGGTACTGCTCCTCCTGGCCCGCTCGGCAGGCCAGCGCCTCCCCCGCGACCGCACGACCTGGACCCACCTCGCCGTCGCGGCCCTCTTCTGCAACGCGATCCCCTTCGCCCTCTTCAGCATCGGCGAGCAGACGGTCGACTCGGGCATCGCGGGCGTACTGAACGCGACAACTCCCCTGTGGTCGTTGCTGCTCGGCATCCTCCTGGGCACCGACCGCGGACTGGGCCGCGTCCGCCTGACCGGCCTGTTCCTGGGCTTCGCGGGCACACTCCTGATCTTCGCCCCCTGGCAGCGCTCGGCGGGCCTGCTGACCTGGGGCGCCCTGTCCCTCCTGGCCGCCGCGGCGAGCTACGCCGTCGCCTTCGCGTACATGGCCCGCAAACTCACCGACCGGGGCGCCCCGATAGCCATGTCGGCGGCCCAGCTCCTGGCCGCCACAGCCTGGACGACCCTCTCCGTCCCCGCAGCCGGCCCCCTGCACACCGACGCCACGGGCCTCCTGGCGATCACCGCCCTGGGCATCCTCGGCACAGGCGTCACCTTCTACCTCAACTACCGCCTCATCGCGGACGAGGGCCCCACCAGCGCGGCAACGGTCGGCTACCTGCTCCCGGTCGTCTCCGTAGCACTGGGCGCCCTGGTCCTCAGCGAGTCCACCGGCCCGCGCATCTGGGCAGGCATGGCAATAGTCCTGACCGGCGTGGCAATGACCCGCACCCGCAAGACGTCGGAAGGGGACGTGGCGGAGTGTCCGCCCGCAGCGGATGGCGCGTCCGCGCCGGGCTCCCCTTCCAAGGCACCCCAATCGCGCCAGACCGAGGACGGACACCCCGCCGCGTCCCCGTCCTGA
- a CDS encoding helix-turn-helix transcriptional regulator, whose product MTATGTTAEAHLRRMADILDEARHDLSDAVPPRSLLLGLQRLVPCDCACFSELDIPTRIHVNEQETPYDNWGNMGGDDGSLDGYWRWRHQHLQCAWVAGPHSSPEAHQMTDFMSVRELMNLPIYTECLSPFKCIAAVALPTAPNRTRVFQLLREDPKPFTEHEMTTLRLMAPHLYTLYQEAALRRGPRVRLTRRELDVLRCVARGLATPQIAEQLVVSPSTVRKHLENAFGKLGVSSRTAAVARLFPEAEVL is encoded by the coding sequence ATGACAGCGACCGGCACGACGGCCGAGGCCCACCTGCGACGGATGGCGGACATCCTCGACGAGGCCCGCCACGACCTCTCGGACGCGGTACCTCCGCGGTCACTGCTGCTCGGGCTGCAACGCCTCGTCCCCTGCGACTGCGCCTGCTTCTCGGAGCTGGACATCCCGACGCGGATCCACGTCAACGAGCAGGAGACCCCGTACGACAACTGGGGCAACATGGGCGGGGACGACGGCTCGCTGGACGGGTACTGGCGCTGGCGGCACCAGCATCTGCAGTGCGCATGGGTCGCGGGCCCGCACAGCAGTCCCGAGGCGCACCAGATGACGGACTTCATGTCGGTGCGCGAGCTGATGAACCTGCCGATCTACACCGAGTGTCTGAGCCCGTTCAAGTGCATCGCGGCGGTCGCCCTGCCCACCGCGCCCAACCGCACCCGGGTCTTCCAGCTCCTGCGCGAGGACCCGAAGCCCTTCACCGAGCACGAGATGACCACGCTGCGGCTGATGGCACCCCACCTGTACACGCTCTACCAGGAGGCCGCCCTCAGGCGCGGACCGCGTGTGCGGCTGACCCGGCGCGAGCTGGACGTCCTGCGCTGCGTGGCCCGCGGCCTGGCCACCCCACAGATCGCCGAGCAGCTCGTCGTCTCCCCGAGCACCGTGCGCAAGCACCTGGAGAACGCCTTCGGCAAGCTGGGCGTGTCGAGCCGGACGGCCGCCGTGGCCCGGCTGTTCCCGGAGGCGGAGGTCCTGTGA
- a CDS encoding bifunctional [glutamine synthetase] adenylyltransferase/[glutamine synthetase]-adenylyl-L-tyrosine phosphorylase: MMTPGRRSSTFTRLLRHGFTDPSAAERLMESAELAPIRNDPVLLDALGATADPDLALLGLVRLVEAQDGHTAQRELLDTLIAAKPLRDRLLGVLGASAALGDHLARHPLDWQVLVMYEPQDLHPGTAEFERGLAEATDPVTLRVAYRRCLLSIAARDVCGTTDVAQTAAELADLATATLRAALTIARTAAPEDAAMCRLAVIAMGKCGGHELNYVSDVDVIFVGEAVDGADEGKALRAATRLASHLMRICSETTVEGTIWPVDANLRPEGRNGPLVRTLSSHLAYYQRWAKTWEFQALLKARPVAGDVELGESYVATLAPLVWQAAERDNFVPDVQKMRRRVVENIPVAEIERELKLGPGGLRDVEFAVQLLQLVHGRADTSLRSGTTLDALKALAAGGYVGRVDAVLLDDAYRFLRSMEHRIQLFRLRRTHLVPEDDADLRRIGRSLGLRTDPIGELNREWKRHASVVRRLHEKLFYRPLLDAVAQLAPGESRLSTNAARERLVALGYADPAAALRHLEALASGVSRKAAIQRTLLPVLLGWFADSADPDAGLFNFRKVSDALGKTPWYLRLLRDEGAAAENLARVLSAGRLAPDLLMRAPEAVALLGDGDGGGLEPRSRAHLEQEILAAVGRASGGEAAVTAARGVRRRELFRTAAIDIVNSYGTEETPAKADQGALVDLVGGAVSDLTAATLAGTLRAVVRDGWGDDLPTRFAVIGMGRFGGHELGYGSDADVLFVHEPREGVDEQEASRAANSVVSEMRRLLEVSSADPPLLIDADLRPEGKSGPLVRTLKSYEAYYRRWSLVWEAHALLRAEVVAGDEELGRRFIELVDPLRYPAEGLGEDAVREIRRLKARMESERMPRGADPTLHTKLGRGGLSDVEWTVQLLQLRHGWEEPGLRTTRTREALAAACAAELISGEDASTLDEAWVLATRVRNAVMLVRGRAGDTFPSDGRELAAVGRYLGYGPGHVGDMLDDYRRTTRRARAVVEELFYGAAER, translated from the coding sequence ATGATGACGCCGGGGCGCAGGAGCAGTACCTTCACGCGGCTGCTGCGGCACGGTTTCACCGATCCGTCCGCCGCCGAGCGGCTCATGGAGAGCGCGGAACTCGCGCCGATACGGAACGACCCGGTGCTGCTCGACGCGCTCGGCGCCACCGCCGACCCCGACCTGGCGCTGCTCGGGCTCGTACGGCTCGTCGAGGCGCAGGACGGCCACACGGCCCAGCGGGAGCTGCTCGACACGCTGATCGCGGCCAAGCCGTTGCGCGACCGGCTGCTCGGGGTGCTCGGCGCGTCCGCCGCGCTCGGCGACCACCTCGCGAGGCATCCGCTCGACTGGCAGGTCCTCGTGATGTACGAGCCGCAGGACCTGCACCCGGGCACCGCGGAGTTCGAACGCGGGCTCGCCGAGGCCACCGACCCCGTGACGCTGCGCGTCGCCTACCGGCGGTGCCTGCTGTCCATCGCGGCGCGTGACGTGTGCGGGACGACCGATGTCGCGCAGACCGCCGCCGAGCTCGCCGATCTCGCGACCGCCACTCTGCGGGCCGCGCTCACCATCGCGCGGACGGCCGCCCCCGAGGACGCCGCGATGTGCCGGCTCGCGGTGATCGCCATGGGCAAGTGCGGGGGACACGAGCTCAATTACGTCTCCGACGTCGATGTCATCTTCGTCGGGGAGGCCGTCGACGGGGCCGACGAGGGCAAGGCACTGCGGGCCGCCACTCGGCTTGCCTCGCATCTGATGCGGATCTGTTCCGAGACCACGGTGGAGGGGACGATCTGGCCCGTCGACGCCAATCTTCGGCCCGAGGGGCGCAATGGGCCGCTTGTTCGGACCCTCAGCAGCCATCTCGCCTATTACCAGCGGTGGGCCAAGACCTGGGAGTTCCAGGCCCTGTTGAAAGCCCGGCCCGTTGCCGGGGACGTCGAACTGGGGGAGTCGTACGTCGCCACGCTCGCGCCGCTCGTCTGGCAGGCCGCCGAGCGGGACAACTTCGTCCCCGACGTGCAGAAGATGCGGCGGCGGGTCGTCGAGAACATCCCCGTCGCCGAGATCGAGCGCGAGCTGAAGCTCGGTCCCGGCGGTCTGCGGGACGTGGAATTCGCCGTGCAGCTGCTGCAGTTGGTGCACGGGCGGGCCGACACGTCGTTGCGCAGCGGGACCACGCTGGACGCCCTGAAGGCGCTGGCCGCGGGCGGGTACGTGGGGCGCGTCGACGCAGTGCTGCTCGACGACGCCTACCGGTTCCTGCGTTCAATGGAGCACCGCATACAGCTCTTCCGGCTGCGGCGTACGCACCTCGTGCCCGAGGACGACGCCGATCTGCGGCGTATCGGGCGGTCGTTGGGGCTGCGCACCGACCCCATCGGCGAGCTGAACCGGGAGTGGAAGCGGCATGCCTCCGTGGTGCGGCGGCTGCACGAGAAGCTCTTCTACCGGCCGTTGCTCGACGCCGTCGCCCAACTCGCGCCCGGCGAGAGCCGGTTGAGTACGAACGCGGCGCGGGAGCGGCTGGTGGCGCTGGGGTATGCCGATCCTGCCGCCGCGTTGCGGCATCTGGAGGCGCTCGCCTCCGGGGTCTCCCGCAAGGCCGCCATCCAACGGACCCTGCTGCCCGTGCTGTTGGGGTGGTTCGCCGACTCCGCCGACCCCGACGCCGGGTTGTTCAACTTCCGCAAGGTGTCCGACGCGCTGGGCAAGACCCCTTGGTATCTGCGCCTGTTGAGGGACGAAGGGGCCGCCGCCGAGAATCTCGCCCGGGTGCTGTCCGCCGGACGGCTGGCGCCCGACCTGCTGATGCGGGCGCCCGAGGCCGTGGCGCTGCTCGGGGACGGGGACGGCGGCGGGCTCGAACCCCGCAGCCGGGCCCATCTGGAGCAGGAGATCCTCGCGGCCGTCGGGCGCGCCAGCGGGGGCGAGGCCGCGGTCACCGCCGCGCGTGGCGTGCGGCGGCGGGAGCTGTTCCGTACGGCCGCCATCGACATCGTGAACTCCTACGGGACCGAGGAGACGCCGGCCAAGGCCGACCAGGGTGCGTTGGTGGATCTGGTCGGCGGGGCCGTCTCGGATCTGACGGCGGCGACGCTCGCGGGCACGTTGCGGGCCGTGGTGCGGGACGGGTGGGGGGATGACCTGCCCACCCGGTTCGCGGTCATCGGGATGGGGCGCTTCGGGGGGCACGAGCTCGGATACGGGTCCGATGCGGATGTGCTGTTCGTGCATGAGCCCCGGGAAGGGGTTGATGAGCAGGAGGCCTCCCGGGCCGCCAATTCCGTTGTCTCCGAGATGCGGCGGTTGTTGGAGGTTTCCAGTGCCGATCCGCCGTTGTTGATCGACGCGGATCTGCGGCCCGAGGGGAAGTCCGGGCCGCTGGTGCGGACGTTGAAGTCGTACGAGGCGTACTACCGGCGGTGGTCTCTCGTGTGGGAGGCCCATGCGTTGCTGCGGGCCGAAGTCGTCGCCGGGGACGAGGAGTTGGGGCGGCGGTTCATCGAGCTGGTTGATCCGTTGAGGTATCCGGCGGAGGGGCTCGGCGAGGATGCCGTGCGGGAGATCCGGCGGTTGAAGGCCCGGATGGAGTCCGAGCGGATGCCTCGCGGGGCGGATCCGACGTTGCACACCAAGCTGGGGCGGGGTGGGCTGTCTGATGTGGAGTGGACTGTTCAGCTGCTTCAGCTGCGGCACGGGTGGGAGGAGCCGGGGTTGCGCACCACTCGTACGCGGGAGGCTCTTGCGGCGGCCTGTGCGGCGGAGTTGATCTCCGGTGAGGACGCTTCGACTCTGGACGAGGCTTGGGTTCTTGCCACTCGGGTGCGTAACGCCGTGATGCTGGTTCGGGGGCGGGCCGGGGACACGTTCCCTTCTGACGGGCGTGAACTTGCTGCCGTGGGGCGGTACTTGGGGTATGGGCCGGGGCATGTGGGGGACATGCTCGATGACTATCGGCGTACTACTCGGCGGGCTCGGGCTGTTGTGGAGGAGCTGTTCTATGGGGCGGCTGAGCGGTAG
- a CDS encoding LysR family transcriptional regulator produces the protein MLDVRRMQMLRAVVTSGSVTAAAARLGYTPSAVSQQIAVLEKEARTPLLERVGRGVRPTEAGLMLTEYADVIGRQVAEAEAALVDLLEGRTGRLAVRYFATAGAALVAPAVAKVRAEHPGVQVELKLVDVEDSLPDVKEGRADLALVVRPSEEAAGPDGVRLVRLLDDPYLAVLPEGHPLAGRRTVALADLAEEPWVGSEWPGPCLDAQLVACEAAGFRPRFVVDSGDYATAQGFVAAGLGVSLVPRLGLGSRHPGVVVREVRGPEPVRSIFAAVREGATWSPALRSFLGALRAAGGAA, from the coding sequence ATGCTTGATGTGCGACGTATGCAGATGCTGCGGGCCGTGGTGACGAGTGGGTCCGTGACGGCGGCCGCCGCGCGGCTCGGCTATACGCCGTCCGCCGTCAGTCAGCAGATCGCCGTCCTGGAGAAGGAGGCTCGTACGCCCCTGCTCGAACGGGTCGGGCGCGGGGTGCGTCCCACTGAGGCCGGGCTGATGCTCACCGAGTACGCGGACGTCATCGGGCGGCAGGTGGCCGAGGCGGAGGCCGCGCTCGTCGACCTGCTGGAGGGGCGTACAGGGCGGCTCGCCGTGCGGTACTTCGCCACGGCCGGGGCCGCGCTGGTGGCTCCCGCAGTGGCGAAGGTGCGGGCCGAACACCCCGGTGTGCAGGTCGAGTTGAAGCTCGTCGATGTCGAGGACTCGCTGCCGGACGTGAAGGAGGGGCGGGCGGATCTGGCGCTCGTGGTCCGGCCCTCGGAGGAGGCGGCCGGGCCCGACGGTGTGCGGCTCGTGCGGCTGCTCGACGATCCCTACCTCGCCGTGCTGCCCGAGGGGCATCCGCTCGCCGGGCGGCGGACCGTGGCGCTGGCCGACCTCGCCGAGGAGCCGTGGGTGGGGAGCGAGTGGCCCGGGCCGTGTCTTGACGCGCAGCTTGTGGCCTGCGAGGCCGCCGGGTTCCGGCCGCGGTTCGTGGTGGACAGCGGGGACTACGCGACCGCGCAGGGGTTCGTCGCGGCGGGGTTGGGCGTCAGTCTTGTGCCTCGGCTGGGGCTGGGGAGTCGGCATCCCGGTGTTGTGGTGCGGGAGGTTCGGGGGCCGGAGCCGGTTCGGTCGATTTTTGCTGCCGTGCGGGAGGGGGCGACGTGGTCGCCGGCTCTGCGGAGTTTCTTGGGTGCGTTGCGGGCCGCTGGTGGCGCGGCCTGA
- a CDS encoding VOC family protein, translated as MDMALEVITLPVTDIDRAKAFYQDKVGFHVDIDTEVMPGARVVQLTPPGSGCSIVLADGVPIPTGTPQPGTYHGLQLVVADAKAAYEELTARGLEISEPVQYAPQDGGTFMHFTDPDGNGWAIQEFRERATKPLHKLMTDLAEQTP; from the coding sequence ATGGACATGGCCCTTGAAGTGATCACACTTCCCGTCACCGACATCGACCGGGCGAAGGCTTTCTACCAGGACAAGGTCGGATTCCACGTCGACATCGACACCGAGGTGATGCCGGGCGCCCGCGTGGTCCAGCTGACGCCCCCCGGTTCCGGCTGTTCGATCGTGCTCGCCGACGGGGTGCCCATCCCGACGGGAACGCCGCAGCCGGGCACGTACCACGGTCTGCAGCTGGTCGTGGCGGACGCCAAGGCGGCCTACGAGGAGTTGACCGCCCGGGGCCTGGAGATCAGCGAGCCCGTCCAGTACGCCCCCCAGGACGGCGGCACGTTCATGCACTTCACAGACCCGGACGGCAACGGCTGGGCCATCCAGGAATTCCGCGAGCGCGCCACAAAGCCCCTCCACAAACTGATGACGGACCTGGCCGAACAGACACCGTGA
- the glnA gene encoding type I glutamate--ammonia ligase, with protein sequence MDKQQEFVLRTLEERDIRFVRLWFTDVLGFLKSVAVAPAELEQAFDEGIGFDGSAIEGFARVYESDMIAKPDPSTFQVLPWRAEAPGTARMFCDILMPDGSPSFADPRYVLKRALAKASDLGFTFYTHPEIEFFLLKDKPVDGTRPTPADNSGYFDHTPQNVGMDFRRQAITMLESMGISVEFSHHEGAPGQQEIDLRYADALSTADNIMTFRLVMKQVALEQGVNATFMPKPFSEHPGSGMHTHLSLFEGDRNAFYESGSEYQLSKVGRSFIAGLLKHAAEIAAVTNQWVNSYKRIWGGSERTAGAGGEAPSYICWGHNNRSALVRVPMYKPGKTGSARVEVRSLDSGANPYLAYAMLLAAGLKGIEESYELPPGAEDDVWALSDAERRAMGIEPLPQNLGEALSLMERSDLVAETLGEHVFDFFLRNKRAEWHEYRSEVTAFELRKNLPVL encoded by the coding sequence ATGGACAAGCAGCAGGAGTTCGTGCTCCGTACGTTGGAAGAGCGCGACATCCGTTTCGTACGCCTGTGGTTCACGGACGTGCTGGGCTTCCTCAAATCCGTGGCCGTGGCCCCGGCCGAGCTGGAGCAGGCCTTCGACGAGGGCATCGGCTTCGACGGGTCGGCCATCGAGGGCTTCGCCCGCGTCTACGAGTCCGACATGATCGCCAAGCCGGACCCCTCGACCTTCCAGGTCCTTCCGTGGCGTGCGGAGGCCCCGGGCACGGCCCGGATGTTCTGCGACATCCTCATGCCGGACGGCTCGCCGTCCTTCGCGGACCCGAGGTATGTGCTGAAGCGGGCCCTGGCCAAGGCCTCCGACCTGGGCTTCACCTTCTACACCCACCCGGAGATCGAGTTCTTCCTGCTGAAGGACAAGCCGGTCGACGGCACGCGCCCGACCCCGGCCGACAACTCCGGCTACTTCGACCACACCCCGCAGAACGTCGGCATGGACTTCCGCCGCCAGGCGATCACCATGCTGGAGTCGATGGGCATCTCGGTCGAGTTCTCCCACCACGAGGGCGCCCCCGGCCAGCAGGAGATCGACCTCCGCTACGCCGACGCGCTGTCGACGGCGGACAACATCATGACGTTCCGCCTGGTCATGAAGCAGGTGGCGCTGGAGCAGGGCGTGAACGCGACCTTCATGCCCAAGCCGTTCTCGGAGCACCCGGGCAGCGGCATGCACACGCACCTCTCGCTCTTCGAGGGCGACCGCAACGCCTTCTACGAGTCGGGCTCCGAGTACCAGCTCTCCAAGGTCGGCCGCTCCTTCATCGCGGGCCTGCTGAAGCACGCTGCGGAGATCGCGGCGGTGACGAACCAGTGGGTCAACTCCTACAAGCGCATCTGGGGCGGCTCCGAGCGCACCGCGGGCGCCGGCGGCGAGGCCCCCTCGTACATCTGCTGGGGCCACAACAACCGCTCGGCCCTGGTCCGCGTCCCGATGTACAAGCCCGGCAAGACGGGCTCCGCGCGGGTGGAGGTCCGCTCCCTCGACTCGGGCGCGAACCCGTACCTGGCGTACGCGATGCTCCTCGCCGCCGGTCTCAAGGGCATCGAGGAGAGCTACGAGCTCCCGCCGGGCGCCGAGGACGACGTCTGGGCGCTCTCCGACGCCGAGCGCCGCGCGATGGGCATCGAGCCGCTTCCCCAGAACCTCGGCGAGGCCCTCTCCCTCATGGAGCGCAGCGACCTCGTCGCCGAAACCCTCGGCGAACACGTCTTCGACTTCTTCCTCCGCAACAAGCGGGCGGAGTGGCACGAGTACCGCTCCGAAGTGACTGCTTTCGAGCTGCGGAAGAACCTGCCGGTGCTTTAG
- a CDS encoding globin domain-containing protein: MLSEQSAATVRATLPAVGAALGEISDRFYEGLFAAHPELLRDLFNRGNQASGTQRQALAGAFAAFAAQLVERPDERPDTMLSRIAHKHVSLGIAPEQYPVVHEHLFAAIADVLGEAVTPEVAAAWTDVYWLMANALIAIEKRLYEESAATGGGGGWRTWEVAERVEETADVATFLLRPADGSPAPDFRPGQYVSVRVELPDGARQIRQYSLVGVPGSSVRRIGVKRIHGGTTPDGEVSNHLHARVHAGSTVELSAPYGDLVLHHDDGDADTPVLLASAGIGVTPVIAMLEQLAVTGHRGQVTVVHADRSPAEHALRAEHEAYTAKLPDASAHFWYEHPEPGHPADRTGLADLSGVVVPSGTRAYLCGPLPFMRAVRGRLIEKGVAPADIHYEVFGPDLWLAQSTQGQ, from the coding sequence ATGCTGTCCGAGCAGTCCGCCGCCACAGTCCGCGCCACCCTCCCCGCCGTCGGCGCGGCCCTGGGAGAGATCAGCGACCGCTTCTACGAAGGACTGTTCGCGGCCCACCCGGAGCTGCTGCGCGACCTCTTCAACCGCGGCAACCAGGCCTCCGGCACCCAGCGCCAGGCCCTGGCGGGCGCCTTCGCCGCCTTCGCCGCGCAGCTCGTCGAGCGGCCGGACGAGCGGCCCGACACGATGCTGAGCCGCATCGCGCACAAGCACGTCTCCCTGGGCATCGCCCCCGAGCAGTACCCCGTCGTCCACGAGCACCTCTTCGCCGCCATCGCCGACGTGCTGGGCGAGGCGGTCACCCCCGAGGTTGCGGCCGCCTGGACCGACGTCTACTGGCTGATGGCGAACGCGCTCATCGCCATCGAGAAGCGGCTGTACGAGGAGAGCGCGGCCACCGGCGGAGGCGGCGGCTGGCGCACGTGGGAGGTGGCCGAGCGCGTCGAGGAGACCGCGGACGTCGCCACCTTCCTGCTGCGTCCGGCCGACGGCTCCCCCGCGCCGGACTTCCGGCCCGGCCAGTACGTCTCCGTACGCGTGGAGCTGCCCGACGGGGCCCGTCAGATACGGCAGTACAGCCTGGTCGGGGTCCCCGGCTCGTCCGTACGCCGGATCGGGGTGAAGCGGATCCACGGCGGTACGACGCCCGACGGCGAGGTCTCGAACCACCTCCACGCGCGCGTGCACGCCGGCAGCACGGTCGAACTGTCGGCTCCGTACGGCGATCTCGTCCTGCACCACGACGACGGCGACGCGGACACGCCCGTGCTCCTCGCCTCCGCCGGAATCGGTGTGACCCCGGTGATCGCCATGCTGGAGCAGCTCGCGGTCACCGGGCACCGCGGCCAGGTGACCGTCGTGCACGCCGACCGGTCCCCCGCCGAGCACGCCCTGCGCGCCGAGCACGAGGCGTACACCGCGAAGCTGCCGGACGCGTCGGCCCACTTCTGGTACGAGCACCCGGAGCCCGGCCACCCGGCCGACCGCACGGGTCTGGCCGACCTCTCCGGAGTGGTGGTCCCGTCGGGCACGCGCGCGTACCTGTGCGGTCCGCTGCCCTTCATGCGGGCGGTACGCGGCCGACTGATCGAGAAGGGGGTCGCGCCCGCCGACATCCACTACGAGGTGTTCGGGCCCGACCTGTGGCTCGCGCAGAGCACACAGGGTCAGTGA
- a CDS encoding phosphatase PAP2 family protein gives MGESTVTTLEGQEQAAHQPVADEANSRAGQGFLRRLRTPRRPRLWFEILLIAVSYWTYSLIRNAVPEQRAKALENADWIWKVEHHLGIAVEESVNHGVNSVTWLIVGMNYYYATLHFVVTLGVLVWLYRSHPGRYAATRMVLFATTGVALVGYYLYPLAPPRLMNGSDFIDTVVVHQTWGSMASGDLKNMSNQYAAMPSMHIGWSLWCGLTIFALASVPWVRVLGLLYPTATLVVIVATANHFWLDAVGGMICLAFGYTVARLWYGSLPYALPQLVPAKPPRRSLLPTKA, from the coding sequence ATGGGTGAGAGCACCGTGACGACACTGGAAGGCCAGGAGCAGGCCGCACACCAGCCCGTCGCGGACGAGGCGAACAGCCGCGCGGGGCAAGGTTTCCTGCGCCGCTTGCGTACGCCTCGCCGCCCCCGGCTCTGGTTCGAGATCCTGCTGATCGCGGTGAGTTACTGGACGTACTCACTGATCCGCAACGCGGTCCCCGAGCAGCGGGCGAAGGCGCTGGAGAACGCCGACTGGATCTGGAAGGTCGAGCACCACCTCGGCATCGCCGTGGAGGAGTCCGTCAACCACGGCGTGAACTCGGTGACTTGGCTGATCGTCGGCATGAACTACTACTACGCGACGCTGCACTTCGTGGTGACGCTGGGTGTCCTGGTGTGGCTCTACCGCAGCCACCCCGGCCGTTACGCGGCAACACGCATGGTCCTCTTCGCCACCACCGGTGTGGCCCTGGTCGGCTACTACCTGTATCCGCTGGCCCCGCCCCGTCTGATGAACGGCAGCGACTTCATCGACACGGTCGTGGTCCACCAGACCTGGGGCTCCATGGCTTCCGGCGACCTGAAGAACATGTCGAACCAGTACGCCGCGATGCCGTCCATGCACATCGGCTGGTCCCTCTGGTGCGGCCTCACGATCTTCGCCCTGGCGTCGGTCCCGTGGGTCCGCGTCCTCGGCCTGCTCTACCCCACGGCGACCCTGGTGGTCATCGTCGCCACGGCCAACCACTTCTGGCTGGACGCGGTGGGCGGCATGATCTGCCTGGCCTTCGGCTACACAGTGGCAAGGCTCTGGTACGGATCCCTGCCGTACGCCCTGCCCCAACTGGTCCCGGCAAAGCCACCGAGGCGGTCGTTGCTACCGACGAAGGCGTAG